In a genomic window of Dyadobacter fermentans DSM 18053:
- a CDS encoding type II toxin-antitoxin system PemK/MazF family toxin: MIIRRWSIHRADLDPVVGSEQGKSRPVLVISEDTINNLLSVVNVIPITSRKPGRRIYPNEVLIPANNFGLSNESIILCHQIRTLDKQRLSTHYGSVNDPEKQIEILDALCFQLGIEKG, encoded by the coding sequence ATGATCATAAGAAGATGGTCTATACATCGCGCTGATCTGGATCCCGTAGTTGGTTCTGAACAAGGCAAATCCAGGCCCGTTCTGGTAATCAGCGAAGATACCATCAACAACCTTCTGAGTGTTGTAAATGTAATTCCAATTACGTCCCGGAAGCCAGGCAGGAGAATATATCCCAATGAGGTACTGATCCCGGCAAATAACTTTGGGTTAAGCAACGAGTCCATTATCTTATGCCATCAAATCCGCACATTGGACAAACAAAGGCTTTCTACACATTACGGGTCGGTCAATGACCCTGAAAAGCAGATTGAGATTTTGGACGCGCTTTGCTTCCAATTAGGAATAGAAAAAGGGTAA
- a CDS encoding alpha/beta hydrolase has product MMILKNSVIILGKNNGYARRLLAGVLLVAACINAYAQPARKAIIEDRTHYSEVFRETRNVRLILPPDYYQHPERRYPVIYYFHGNAGRFNGPAEGEVSRSGEARYYDEFNGNYERCGPDSLDNFATYVAGHDVIIAKWDGYVPAQYPRPYDIAPVKEDRQFTDYFPEFVRYVDTHYRTRAYREARAVSGLSMGGFMSMLVASKYPHLLSSASFFCPSASFTVGPKALQIYTPFKEMGRNFVGLPIRMHLGSKDFLRQHDQEIDQAYKTLELNYESWHYGIGYFRGFHNAVNIQSQFDFHMHYFRMPLAKPEKWHHIDVFPNFSVWNYDVKSDRKIPGFTILDDVRREGFSLHTKQWLPDGPAVPNLAVNLTSDSIYPPNTRFELIQLEVTSRKISRTSVTSDAKGRIQWNGTGLQTNVGLYLTGDAGHITMATYTLDRQMPAVGDIVTLSPLLFNKGGAAVDSIRMELIAQDEEVEVMDVATTIGKIAQGALHEKTGFKIRSRNANLDRAKLKLILTYNGKKDQFLLEVPFYSPQSTLVNFKIADGQNVNLEQEKQTRVGEGNGNGIANPGEWISIFTKSDLDSLHDFGLQLYTKDPYVAMSNRRMLFFGRNDWSGAQRLTSQVQIRPDCPDGHEIAFYGIYEYPKTGNTRRDSHGAHSFIRETKRVSFKVKVKK; this is encoded by the coding sequence ATGATGATTTTGAAAAACAGCGTGATCATTTTGGGGAAAAACAATGGATATGCCAGGCGGCTGCTCGCCGGTGTGCTGCTGGTGGCGGCATGCATAAATGCGTACGCCCAGCCCGCGCGAAAGGCCATTATCGAAGACCGGACGCATTACAGCGAGGTTTTCAGGGAAACGCGCAACGTCCGTCTCATTCTCCCGCCCGATTACTACCAGCATCCCGAAAGGCGGTATCCGGTGATTTACTATTTCCACGGCAATGCGGGGCGGTTCAATGGCCCTGCCGAGGGCGAAGTTTCCCGCTCGGGCGAGGCGCGGTATTATGACGAGTTCAATGGCAACTACGAGCGTTGCGGGCCTGATTCGCTCGACAATTTCGCGACCTACGTAGCTGGTCATGATGTGATTATCGCCAAATGGGACGGCTATGTGCCGGCCCAATACCCGCGCCCTTACGACATCGCGCCGGTGAAGGAAGACCGGCAGTTTACCGACTACTTCCCCGAATTCGTGCGCTATGTCGATACGCATTACCGCACCCGGGCCTACCGCGAGGCACGGGCGGTTTCAGGGCTGAGTATGGGCGGGTTTATGTCGATGCTGGTGGCGTCCAAATACCCGCATTTGTTGTCCAGCGCTTCGTTTTTTTGCCCTTCGGCATCATTTACCGTCGGTCCGAAAGCGTTGCAGATTTACACGCCTTTCAAGGAAATGGGGCGAAATTTTGTGGGGTTGCCCATTCGGATGCATCTGGGCAGCAAGGATTTTCTGCGCCAGCACGACCAGGAAATAGATCAGGCGTATAAAACATTGGAACTGAACTACGAAAGCTGGCATTACGGCATCGGCTATTTCCGGGGATTTCATAATGCGGTCAATATCCAGTCCCAATTCGATTTCCACATGCATTACTTCCGCATGCCGCTCGCGAAGCCGGAAAAGTGGCACCATATTGATGTTTTTCCCAATTTTTCAGTCTGGAATTACGACGTGAAGTCCGACCGGAAAATCCCCGGTTTCACCATCCTCGACGACGTCCGGCGTGAAGGGTTTAGTTTACACACCAAACAATGGCTCCCCGATGGCCCGGCCGTCCCGAACCTGGCTGTGAACCTGACCAGCGACAGCATTTACCCGCCCAATACCCGTTTTGAGCTGATCCAGCTGGAAGTTACTTCCCGCAAAATCTCGCGCACCAGCGTAACCAGCGATGCCAAAGGCCGCATTCAATGGAATGGAACGGGTCTGCAAACCAATGTGGGGCTATACCTCACCGGCGATGCTGGCCATATCACGATGGCCACCTATACCCTCGACCGGCAGATGCCCGCCGTGGGCGACATTGTCACGCTGAGCCCGCTCCTGTTCAACAAAGGCGGCGCGGCGGTAGACTCCATTCGCATGGAGCTCATCGCGCAGGACGAAGAGGTGGAAGTAATGGACGTGGCAACGACCATTGGAAAAATTGCGCAGGGCGCATTGCACGAGAAGACCGGCTTTAAAATCCGCTCCCGCAATGCAAACCTCGACCGCGCCAAGCTTAAACTGATATTGACCTATAATGGCAAAAAAGACCAGTTTTTGCTCGAAGTGCCTTTTTATTCACCTCAATCCACCCTTGTGAATTTCAAAATCGCAGACGGCCAGAATGTGAACCTCGAACAGGAAAAGCAGACGCGCGTTGGCGAAGGAAACGGCAATGGAATCGCCAATCCCGGCGAGTGGATCAGCATTTTTACGAAATCGGACCTGGATTCCCTGCACGATTTCGGACTGCAATTGTATACCAAAGATCCGTATGTGGCAATGAGCAACCGGCGAATGTTGTTTTTCGGCCGAAACGACTGGTCGGGTGCGCAGCGGCTCACCTCGCAGGTTCAGATCAGGCCCGATTGCCCGGATGGACATGAAATCGCGTTTTACGGCATTTACGAATATCCTAAAACCGGCAACACACGCCGCGACAGCCACGGCGCGCATTCGTTCATCCGCGAAACGAAGCGGGTTTCATTTAAAGTGAAAGTGAAAAAATAG
- a CDS encoding HEPN domain-containing protein, with protein sequence MKTSISHLPDHKQEELTALTKVIIENTPAEMIILFGSHARGDWVEDFHENTEYVSDYDILVITNDRKSAKDGEIWWNLGKKLSGNEENTRTTIIQHSIGFVNDKIERNQYFFVDILKEGIVLFDSGKCKLAEPKNLNPEERQKKAKEQFASWFDSANNFFETFEFHFYKGETKHSYYNNAAFELHQTTQRFYVAILLVFTDYKPKIHDIEKLGNQVEKLHPHFATVFPKNTPEEKRLFELLQKAYIDSRYNMNYKIEKADLEYLGERVRLLRDLTERICKERIADMRNSNPG encoded by the coding sequence ATGAAAACCTCCATCTCCCACCTCCCCGACCACAAGCAAGAAGAACTAACAGCGCTCACCAAAGTCATCATAGAAAACACACCAGCCGAAATGATCATTCTTTTCGGCAGCCACGCGCGTGGGGATTGGGTAGAGGATTTTCACGAGAACACTGAATATGTGAGCGATTATGATATTCTCGTCATTACCAACGACAGGAAATCTGCCAAAGACGGCGAAATATGGTGGAATCTTGGCAAGAAGTTAAGCGGTAATGAAGAGAATACAAGAACCACGATCATTCAACACAGCATTGGCTTTGTAAACGACAAAATCGAGCGGAATCAATATTTCTTTGTTGATATTTTAAAGGAAGGCATTGTGCTATTTGATTCGGGGAAATGTAAATTGGCTGAACCGAAGAATTTGAATCCCGAAGAAAGACAGAAGAAGGCGAAAGAGCAGTTCGCATCATGGTTTGACTCGGCAAATAATTTCTTTGAAACTTTCGAATTCCATTTCTATAAAGGCGAAACAAAGCATTCTTATTACAATAATGCCGCATTTGAGCTTCATCAGACAACCCAACGATTTTACGTTGCTATTCTTCTGGTTTTCACCGACTATAAACCTAAGATTCACGACATCGAGAAATTAGGAAATCAGGTTGAAAAACTGCATCCTCATTTTGCAACGGTTTTCCCGAAAAACACGCCCGAGGAAAAGCGATTGTTTGAATTGCTACAAAAGGCATACATCGATTCGCGCTATAATATGAATTACAAAATCGAGAAAGCAGATTTGGAATACCTGGGTGAGCGGGTGAGGCTGTTGAGAGATTTGACGGAACGGATTTGCAAAGAGCGGATTGCGGATATGCGAAATTCGAATCCAGGTTGA
- the agaR gene encoding transcriptional repressor AgaR has product MKKTAQRRSLILQKLDELGEVNVNDLSEMLEVSEVTIRNDLDKLENSNLLVRAHGGAFKTNNIALTVTEKRKINHDTKRLIGKKAVSLINEGDSIILDSGTTTFEISNNLEKFKNLTVISNALDIVNNLAQFENLQVYMPGGYLKEFSMSLVGPMAERNFKQLYCNKLFLGIDGMKANSGFFTHYMEEAHLNQIMIDIAEEVIIVADSTKFKKSGLAFICGFEKINKVVTDEKIEEADLKMLKQHNIEVIIA; this is encoded by the coding sequence ATGAAAAAGACCGCACAGCGCCGCTCGCTTATATTGCAAAAACTGGATGAGTTGGGTGAAGTGAATGTGAACGATTTGAGTGAAATGCTGGAAGTGAGCGAAGTCACCATCCGCAACGACCTCGACAAGCTGGAAAACAGCAACCTGCTCGTGCGGGCTCACGGCGGCGCTTTCAAGACCAACAACATTGCCCTGACCGTCACGGAAAAACGGAAGATCAACCACGACACGAAGCGGCTGATCGGCAAAAAGGCCGTGTCGCTCATCAACGAAGGCGACAGCATCATCCTCGACTCGGGCACGACGACCTTCGAAATATCCAACAACCTCGAAAAATTCAAAAACCTGACGGTGATCAGCAACGCGCTCGACATCGTCAACAACCTCGCCCAATTTGAGAACTTGCAGGTGTACATGCCCGGCGGTTACCTCAAAGAATTCTCGATGTCGCTCGTAGGCCCGATGGCCGAACGCAACTTCAAACAGCTCTATTGCAACAAGTTATTCCTCGGAATCGACGGCATGAAGGCCAACTCCGGCTTCTTCACGCACTACATGGAAGAAGCGCACCTGAACCAGATCATGATCGACATCGCCGAAGAAGTCATCATCGTCGCCGACTCCACAAAGTTCAAAAAATCCGGCCTGGCATTCATCTGCGGATTTGAGAAGATTAATAAAGTGGTGACGGATGAAAAGATTGAAGAAGCGGATTTGAAGATGCTGAAACAGCATAATATTGAGGTGATTATTGCGTAG
- a CDS encoding Rpn family recombination-promoting nuclease/putative transposase, producing MGNKQIALDYFRASIPQNIQDLLDFSTLRQLPDTYVSKELQKSISDIVYVCQKASGNGEVKISLLVEHKSYVDKYTPIQIGSYIFSGLLKQIGNKESPSLIIPILLYHGADRWEYKTVADLFENPEPALQQFIPDYQYIFHDLGQISDEEIQSLHNKFLAASLLAMKYSALKDQLNTLLPTILTLASEVDRNLHKSLLFYTLVGNPLTEEQFLNLIKSVPNQKKEAIMDIFEIFEEKGWKKGIEEGRAEAEQKIETAVRNLIKQSVLTDEQIASAMNVTTDYVAEVRNNLAAE from the coding sequence ATGGGAAATAAGCAAATCGCGCTCGACTATTTCCGGGCCAGCATTCCTCAAAACATTCAGGACCTGCTGGATTTTTCGACCCTCCGGCAACTTCCCGACACGTACGTTTCGAAGGAGCTGCAAAAATCGATTTCAGACATTGTTTATGTCTGTCAGAAAGCCAGCGGGAACGGAGAAGTGAAAATATCGCTGCTTGTAGAGCATAAAAGCTATGTCGATAAATACACTCCGATCCAGATCGGAAGCTATATCTTTTCAGGGCTTTTGAAACAGATCGGCAACAAGGAAAGCCCCTCGCTAATCATCCCTATTCTACTCTACCACGGCGCCGACCGGTGGGAGTACAAGACGGTGGCCGACCTCTTCGAAAATCCTGAACCGGCGTTACAGCAATTCATTCCTGACTACCAGTACATTTTCCACGATCTCGGCCAGATTTCTGATGAAGAAATCCAAAGCCTACACAACAAATTCCTGGCCGCATCGCTGCTGGCGATGAAATACAGCGCTTTGAAAGACCAGCTAAATACATTACTTCCGACTATATTGACGCTGGCCAGTGAGGTGGACAGGAACTTGCATAAGAGCCTGTTGTTTTATACATTAGTAGGGAATCCTCTTACCGAGGAGCAATTTTTGAACCTGATTAAATCGGTACCTAATCAAAAAAAAGAAGCGATTATGGATATTTTCGAAATATTCGAGGAGAAAGGCTGGAAGAAAGGAATTGAAGAAGGCCGTGCAGAGGCGGAGCAGAAGATCGAAACCGCCGTAAGGAATCTTATCAAACAATCGGTATTGACCGATGAGCAGATCGCTTCTGCTATGAATGTGACAACGGACTATGTCGCAGAGGTTCGAAATAATTTAGCTGCCGAATAA
- a CDS encoding ACT domain-containing protein: MENQSSRISVYASDTNQVLSRLLQVFGKSRFEVSYMQVFATEDDHLKRIIVEAAFPKEMMTLILARIEKIIEVHRAFAHRDDDADPTAI; the protein is encoded by the coding sequence ATGGAAAACCAGTCCAGCCGGATATCGGTCTATGCCAGCGACACCAACCAGGTTTTGAGCAGGCTTTTGCAGGTATTCGGCAAAAGCCGCTTCGAGGTGAGCTACATGCAGGTTTTCGCCACGGAAGACGACCATTTAAAACGGATCATCGTGGAAGCCGCATTTCCAAAAGAGATGATGACGTTGATCCTCGCACGCATCGAAAAAATCATAGAAGTACACCGCGCCTTCGCCCACCGTGACGACGACGCGGACCCGACCGCCATTTGA
- a CDS encoding DUF5107 domain-containing protein → MITFSSISLSPAHARMAGFMLAMLALSPPLHAQHAGISERVQPMKTYPYSDPSPLPVMGIGKKVAPFYPYNVFDGYTNKSTTQNWKIVELENPYIKVQVLPEVGGKVMGAVEKSTGEEFVYTNHVMKFRAIGIRGPWTSGGIEHNFGLDLGHAPWAAAPVDYVMQTNADGSVTCTVGGLDLASRTQWRVKIVLPKDKAYFETQSLWYNPLPLHDAYLSWENAAFRASDDMQFFFPGTHHVGHDGNASPWPLDEKGVDLSYYKNNNSGGDKSYHVVGTHTEWFGGYWHDRKFGFGHWAPYSDAPGKKLWIWSRAREGAIWEDLLTDKDGQYIEAQSGVTLNQAAERSGFHSPFNQKSLGPYYSETKTEYWFPVKGSGGMADASPYGTLNVVAGGDSLKIYLNPISAIRDTLKVTMGGQTVHRELLSLKPMDVYSKAIALPQSGANGKPVRVAVGNDRLVWASRPEKVLDRPLLSADKQDFHSAERLFELAEDEHAMRNFEGARQRYQAVLEKEATHSGALIRLAEYHYRKGEYAQGLDFARKVMAENTYHGGANYLYGALHRKLGDLTKAEEALSVAAWTMEYRSGAYTQLAGIALQKNDFEKAESDARKALDYNRNNLAAYQLLGTALRKLNKPEQAIETWKALLAIDPLSHYAHFEQYLLDPRQANRATFQDAIRNELPHETYLELAMDYVNQGQNAEAKQLLALAPAYPTVSYWLAYLHRDSNPSESKKHLQNAIAMSAERVFPFRTESIPVLIWAENQHSSWKNRYYLGLIYWHISDKENAGKQFAACQNEPDYAPFYMARGILFQNEAPGKAQADFVKANQMNAKEWRSWHYITQFYHSQKSEEKALENARKAFERFADNPVIGIDYAKSLLDAGKFEASLKILDKVQVLPQEGAREGHTLYVTAHLANALALAENKKYKDALKSLEKARLWPEHLGTGKPHEPDTRLIDYLAAYCEAQLGHAEKARRYEQAIVDYSLNPDKAGNRNAFSNYLGVNLLRNAGKQDVAEKYLKGWKTEQDSLRNWELTKGSDAPEVQWVMARAEGDDSRAAQLQKELTATKKYNITSLFFRALNLAAMRKKEDQ, encoded by the coding sequence GTGATTACCTTTTCCTCCATCTCCCTGTCGCCAGCCCATGCCCGGATGGCCGGTTTTATGCTGGCCATGCTGGCGCTATCCCCTCCATTGCACGCACAGCATGCCGGCATTTCGGAAAGAGTGCAGCCGATGAAGACCTACCCCTACTCCGACCCCAGCCCGCTGCCGGTAATGGGTATTGGGAAGAAAGTGGCGCCATTTTATCCATACAACGTTTTTGACGGCTATACCAACAAGAGTACGACGCAAAACTGGAAGATCGTGGAGCTGGAAAACCCGTACATCAAAGTGCAGGTGTTGCCCGAGGTAGGTGGTAAAGTGATGGGCGCGGTGGAGAAATCTACCGGCGAGGAATTTGTGTATACCAATCACGTGATGAAATTCCGCGCGATCGGTATCCGCGGCCCCTGGACGAGCGGCGGCATCGAGCACAACTTCGGGCTCGACCTCGGCCATGCGCCCTGGGCAGCCGCTCCGGTGGATTATGTGATGCAAACCAATGCGGACGGCAGCGTTACCTGCACCGTAGGCGGCCTGGACCTCGCCTCGCGTACGCAATGGCGGGTGAAAATTGTACTTCCGAAAGACAAAGCCTATTTCGAAACCCAAAGCCTTTGGTATAATCCCCTGCCCCTCCACGATGCCTATCTTTCGTGGGAAAACGCCGCATTCAGGGCTTCGGACGACATGCAGTTCTTTTTTCCGGGGACGCACCACGTAGGGCATGACGGCAATGCGAGTCCGTGGCCGTTGGATGAAAAGGGCGTGGATTTGTCTTATTACAAGAACAATAATTCCGGCGGCGACAAATCTTACCACGTCGTGGGGACGCATACCGAATGGTTTGGCGGCTACTGGCACGACCGCAAGTTCGGTTTCGGGCATTGGGCGCCCTACTCCGACGCGCCCGGCAAAAAACTGTGGATCTGGTCGCGCGCACGAGAAGGGGCGATTTGGGAGGATTTGCTGACCGATAAAGACGGGCAATACATTGAGGCACAGTCGGGTGTGACATTGAACCAGGCGGCGGAGCGCAGCGGGTTTCATAGTCCGTTTAACCAAAAATCACTAGGGCCGTATTATTCCGAAACCAAAACAGAATACTGGTTCCCCGTCAAAGGTTCCGGCGGGATGGCCGACGCCTCACCCTATGGCACGCTCAATGTGGTAGCGGGCGGGGATAGCCTGAAAATATACCTGAACCCTATTTCGGCCATTCGCGATACGCTGAAAGTGACTATGGGCGGGCAGACGGTCCATCGCGAACTGCTTTCGCTGAAACCGATGGATGTGTATTCAAAAGCGATTGCATTGCCGCAATCCGGGGCGAATGGTAAGCCCGTGCGCGTGGCCGTCGGCAACGACCGGCTGGTGTGGGCTTCACGTCCTGAAAAAGTGCTGGATCGGCCGCTGCTTTCCGCCGACAAACAGGATTTCCATTCGGCAGAACGGCTTTTTGAGCTGGCCGAGGATGAACATGCGATGCGCAACTTCGAGGGCGCGCGCCAGCGTTACCAGGCAGTTTTGGAAAAAGAAGCCACGCACAGCGGCGCATTGATCCGCCTGGCCGAGTACCATTACCGCAAAGGCGAATATGCGCAGGGACTGGATTTTGCCCGGAAGGTTATGGCCGAAAACACCTATCATGGCGGCGCCAACTACCTGTACGGCGCACTTCACCGCAAGCTCGGCGACCTCACCAAAGCGGAAGAAGCATTGTCCGTAGCGGCCTGGACGATGGAATACCGCTCCGGCGCCTACACGCAGCTAGCGGGCATTGCCTTACAGAAAAACGATTTTGAAAAAGCCGAAAGCGACGCGCGGAAAGCATTGGACTATAACCGCAATAACCTCGCGGCCTACCAGTTGCTCGGTACCGCGCTCCGAAAACTCAACAAACCGGAACAAGCCATCGAGACGTGGAAAGCATTGCTGGCTATCGATCCGCTGAGCCATTATGCGCATTTTGAACAATACCTGCTTGACCCGAGGCAGGCCAACCGCGCCACTTTCCAGGATGCGATCCGCAACGAGCTGCCGCATGAAACCTATCTGGAACTGGCGATGGACTATGTGAACCAGGGGCAAAATGCCGAGGCTAAGCAGCTCCTGGCGCTGGCCCCGGCGTACCCCACCGTTTCATACTGGCTGGCCTATCTTCACCGCGACTCGAATCCATCGGAAAGTAAAAAGCATTTGCAAAATGCCATTGCCATGTCCGCCGAGCGGGTTTTTCCATTCAGGACTGAGAGCATTCCCGTATTGATTTGGGCTGAAAACCAGCATTCCTCGTGGAAAAACCGCTATTATCTGGGGCTCATTTACTGGCATATCAGCGACAAGGAGAATGCCGGAAAGCAATTTGCGGCGTGCCAAAACGAGCCGGATTATGCGCCTTTTTACATGGCAAGAGGCATTTTATTCCAAAATGAAGCCCCGGGCAAGGCGCAGGCTGATTTTGTGAAAGCTAACCAAATGAACGCCAAAGAATGGCGCAGCTGGCATTACATTACCCAGTTTTATCATAGTCAAAAATCGGAGGAAAAAGCGCTTGAAAACGCCCGGAAGGCATTCGAGCGCTTTGCTGACAATCCCGTAATCGGTATCGACTACGCCAAATCGCTGCTCGATGCCGGGAAGTTTGAGGCGAGCTTAAAAATACTCGATAAAGTGCAGGTACTGCCACAAGAAGGCGCGCGGGAAGGCCATACTTTGTACGTGACGGCCCACCTGGCCAATGCATTGGCATTGGCAGAAAACAAGAAATACAAGGATGCATTGAAGTCGCTCGAAAAGGCCCGCCTGTGGCCGGAGCACCTCGGTACCGGCAAGCCGCACGAGCCCGACACCCGGCTGATCGATTACCTAGCGGCTTACTGCGAAGCGCAACTCGGCCATGCGGAAAAGGCGCGCCGGTACGAGCAGGCGATCGTCGATTATTCCCTGAATCCCGACAAGGCAGGCAACCGCAATGCATTCAGTAACTATTTGGGTGTGAACTTGCTGCGCAATGCCGGCAAGCAGGATGTGGCCGAAAAATACCTGAAAGGCTGGAAAACGGAACAGGATTCCTTGCGAAATTGGGAGCTTACCAAAGGCTCCGACGCGCCGGAAGTGCAATGGGTAATGGCCAGGGCCGAGGGTGACGACAGCCGCGCCGCGCAGCTTCAAAAAGAGCTGACAGCGACTAAAAAGTATAACATAACCAGCCTCTTTTTCAGGGCTCTTAACCTGGCAGCAATGCGCAAAAAGGAAGATCAGTAA
- a CDS encoding helix-turn-helix domain-containing protein: protein MKAYTLDEVQDKLIGKIGTPERDIFEYELQMDLIGKAIKETREEINLTQEELGKLIGVQKAQISRLESNASNATMDMLLRVFTALKAKVKLQVELPNLNISIGE, encoded by the coding sequence ATGAAGGCATATACATTAGACGAAGTTCAGGATAAACTGATCGGAAAAATAGGAACTCCGGAGCGTGATATATTTGAGTATGAACTTCAAATGGACTTAATTGGCAAAGCGATCAAAGAAACCAGAGAAGAAATAAATCTGACGCAAGAGGAATTGGGGAAATTAATTGGTGTTCAAAAAGCGCAAATATCGAGACTTGAAAGTAATGCAAGTAACGCAACAATGGATATGCTATTGAGGGTTTTCACTGCTTTAAAGGCAAAGGTAAAATTGCAGGTGGAGCTACCGAATCTGAACATCAGCATCGGAGAGTAA
- a CDS encoding glycoside hydrolase domain-containing protein: MMKFTKLLACLLAFTAWNNASHAADPWRLRALPASVRLDPVSNEIIEHRFKGVPAKQTGNLLDKNWIYDGKQVSLHGARGEYVSFQLVLTNESDAELTGIKIDMTPFKNGSAELTAKPELFLEWSVNVQSTSTGYPRATLGKGWYPDALIPFKYIQTDSAKVRGRWVYPFTLPDFNNRIANQRSQVIWVDQFIPAGATPAQPGTYQSIMTVTIGGQKRQMPVSLTVWDFELPNENLFKASLQHEGFLSRMDEKQELAVYQLFKRNRISLMDPTYDPEIQVKNGKVDIQWEKFDKRLKKYLTGAAFTEAHGYQNGPGYGEPLETFALPFDVYGKHGTAGWPDIGKPEVERNAANQAIYTSAIRQVRQHLLPMVNPKKTLLTVYLNGLDESYFPEAWSRMVFYGNLFKKEYPEAKFRVDGAYTKQAMDVIGKSITDWASHTINYNIDSVKHYQQMGIKDWLYGPMLYEAKLNSWVGSSTFIDLPLISDRAISWSCWKYKTYSWISWGVGAGWERGWYDPESWKDFYKEASEADAEFTYRTFNGNGSVIYKPGMVPNVSEPCPSIRLKTMRDGVQEYEYLRLLTKLDGNPKRADALVDQLIKEPFGDKSIGNLDVWSYDQEQWYKVRMELGELISKSKK, translated from the coding sequence GAACACCGTTTCAAAGGCGTGCCCGCTAAGCAAACGGGCAATCTGCTGGATAAGAACTGGATTTATGACGGAAAGCAAGTTTCGCTGCACGGCGCGCGCGGGGAATATGTGTCCTTTCAATTGGTATTGACCAACGAATCGGACGCGGAACTGACGGGCATTAAAATCGATATGACGCCATTCAAAAATGGAAGTGCGGAGCTTACGGCGAAGCCGGAGCTTTTCCTGGAATGGTCTGTGAATGTGCAAAGTACGAGCACCGGCTACCCGCGCGCCACCCTCGGAAAAGGCTGGTATCCCGATGCGCTGATCCCGTTCAAATACATTCAGACCGATTCGGCCAAAGTCCGCGGGCGCTGGGTGTACCCGTTTACACTGCCGGATTTTAACAACCGCATCGCAAACCAGCGTTCGCAGGTGATTTGGGTGGACCAATTCATTCCGGCGGGTGCAACACCTGCGCAGCCAGGTACTTACCAGAGCATCATGACAGTCACTATCGGAGGGCAAAAAAGGCAAATGCCGGTGAGCCTGACCGTCTGGGACTTTGAACTGCCGAACGAAAACCTGTTCAAAGCCAGCCTGCAACACGAGGGTTTCCTCAGCCGAATGGACGAAAAGCAGGAACTCGCTGTGTACCAGCTCTTCAAGCGCAACCGCATTTCACTTATGGACCCGACTTACGACCCGGAAATCCAGGTCAAAAACGGAAAGGTGGACATCCAATGGGAAAAGTTTGACAAACGACTGAAAAAATACCTCACCGGCGCGGCATTCACCGAGGCGCACGGCTACCAAAACGGCCCCGGCTACGGCGAGCCGCTCGAAACTTTCGCGCTGCCGTTCGACGTGTACGGCAAGCATGGCACCGCCGGCTGGCCCGATATCGGCAAGCCGGAAGTGGAGCGCAATGCGGCCAACCAGGCTATTTACACGAGCGCCATCCGGCAGGTGCGCCAGCATTTGCTACCGATGGTGAACCCCAAAAAGACGCTGCTGACGGTATACCTGAACGGCCTGGACGAGTCGTATTTCCCCGAAGCATGGTCGCGGATGGTGTTTTATGGGAATTTGTTCAAAAAGGAATATCCAGAAGCAAAATTCCGGGTGGATGGTGCGTACACCAAGCAAGCTATGGACGTGATTGGCAAGTCCATTACCGACTGGGCCTCGCACACGATCAACTACAACATCGACTCCGTAAAGCATTACCAGCAAATGGGCATCAAAGACTGGCTCTACGGCCCGATGCTCTACGAAGCGAAGCTGAACAGCTGGGTCGGCAGCTCTACGTTCATTGATTTACCATTAATCAGCGACCGGGCGATCAGCTGGTCGTGCTGGAAATACAAAACCTACTCCTGGATCAGCTGGGGCGTGGGCGCAGGCTGGGAACGTGGCTGGTACGATCCCGAATCCTGGAAGGATTTCTACAAGGAAGCCTCGGAGGCCGATGCGGAATTTACCTACCGGACATTCAATGGCAACGGCTCGGTGATTTACAAACCCGGCATGGTGCCGAACGTATCCGAACCTTGCCCGTCTATCCGCCTGAAAACCATGCGCGATGGCGTGCAGGAATACGAATACCTGCGCCTGCTCACTAAGCTCGACGGTAACCCGAAGCGCGCCGATGCATTGGTGGACCAGCTCATTAAGGAGCCGTTTGGCGATAAATCCATCGGTAACCTCGATGTATGGAGCTACGACCAGGAGCAATGGTACAAAGTCCGCATGGAGCTGGGCGAGCTGATTTCCAAGAGCAAAAAGTAA